The following proteins are co-located in the Vigna unguiculata cultivar IT97K-499-35 chromosome 9, ASM411807v1, whole genome shotgun sequence genome:
- the LOC114163200 gene encoding adagio protein 1-like isoform X1, translating into MTISPDPSPSLSSRPRPAASSSPTRLSPTTLSYTSTQFSRWSPVIVQKKCSVATVVSCSVEVHLLREGIRWWTQLLFPKSEDALTKGLNSKFFTEANIDLGPLPGSKVKEYTKSSDQFRLVLSSLNPLHVGDRNVTRGVCGILQLSDEVLSLKILARLTPRDIASVGSVCKQLYEQTKNENLWRMVCQNAWGSETTRVLETVPGARRLGWGRLARELTTLEAAAWRKLTVGGAVEPSRCNFSACAVGNRVVLFGGEGVNMQPMNDTFVLDLNSSNPEWQHVQVSSPPPGRWGHTLSCVNGSHLVVFGGCGRQGLLNDVFVLDLDAKPPTWREISGLAPPLPRSWHSSCTLDGTKLIVSGGCADSGVLLSDTFLLDLSMEKPVWREIPVTWTPPSRLGHTLSVYGGRKILMFGGLAKSGPLRFRSSDVFTMDLSEEEPCWRCVTGSGMPGAGNPGGIAPPPRLDHVAVSLPGGRILIFGGSVAGLHSASQLYILDPTDEKPTWRILNVPGRPPRFAWGHSTCVVGGTRAIVLGGQTGEEWMLSDLHELSLACSVI; encoded by the exons ATGACGATTTCGCCGGACCCCTCCCCTTCCCTGTCCTCCAGACCTCGCCCTGCGGCTTCGTCGTCACCGACGCGCTTGAGCCCGACCACCCTATCATATACGTCAACGCAGTTTTCGAGATGGTCACCGGTTATCGTGCAGAAGAAGTGCTCGGTCGCAACTG TCGTTTCTTGCAGTGTCGAGGTCCATTTGCTAAGAGAAGGCATCCGTTGGTGGACTCAACTGTTGTTTCCGAAATCAGAAGATGCCTTGACGAAGGGGTTGAATTCAAAG TTCTTCACAGAGGCAAACATTGATCTTGGCCCCCTTCCAGGTTCTAAGGTCAAGGAATATACTAAATCATCAGATCAATTTCGTTTGGTGCTTTCCTCATTGAATCCTCTTCATGTTGGGGACCGTAATGTTACTCGTGGAGTTTGTGGAATATTGCAATTAAGTGATGAGGTATTGTCTCTCAAGATACTTGCTCGCTTGACTCCAAGAGATATTGCATCTGTTGGTTCTGTTTGTAAGCAGTTGTATGAGCAAACAAAAAACGAAAACCTTTGGAGAATGGTGTGCCAAAATGCTTGGGGCAGTGAGACTACACGTGTTTTAGAGACTGTGCCTGGTGCAAGGAGACTTGGATGGGGTCGGCTGGCAAGAGAACTGACCACTCTTGAAGCAGCAGCTTGGAGGAAACTGACTGTTGGAGGTGCGGTTGAACCTTCACGCTGTAATTTTAGTGCTTGTGCTGTTGGTAATAGAGTTGTCCTATTTGGTGGTGAAGGGGTTAACATGCAACCTATGAATGATACCTTTGTACTGGATCTCAACTCAAGTAATCCTGAGTGGCAACATGTCCAGGTGAGTTCTCCTCCTCCTGGTCGGTGGGGCCACACACTTTCTTGTGTTAATGGTTCTCATTTGGTTGTATTTGGAGGCTGTGGAAGGCAGGGCTTGCTCAATGATGTGTTTGTTCTGGACCTGGATGCAAAGCCTCCAACTTGGCGTGAAATCTCTGGACTGGCACCCCCACTTCCGAGATCTTGGCATAGCTCCTGCACACTTGATGGTACTAAGTTGATAGTTTCTGGTGGCTGTGCTGATTCTGGTGTACTCTTGAGTGATACTTTCCTCCTTGATCTCTCAATGGAGAAACCTGTCTGGAGGGAGATACCAGTAACATGGACTCCACCTTCGCGCCTGGGTCACACACTATCCGTTTATGGTGGTAGGAAAATACTGATGTTTGGGGGTCTGGCCAAGAGTGGGCCCCTTCGGTTTCGCTCCAGTGATGTATTCACGATGGATTTAAGTGAGGAGGAGCCCTGTTGGAGATGTGTAACGGGGAGTGGAATGCCAGGCGCTGGAAATCCAGGAGGCATAGCTCCTCCTCCTAGACTTGATCATGTGGCTGTGAGCCTTCCAGGTGGGAGAATTCTGATATTTGGTGGGTCTGTTGCAGGCCTTCATTCTGCTTCCCAGCTTTACATACTAGACCCGACTGACGAGAAGCCTACATGGAGAATCTTAAATGTACCTGGGCGCCCTCCAAGATTTGCTTGGGGACATAGTACATGTGTTGTTGGAGGGACAAGAGCTATTGTTCTAGGTGGTCAAACTGGGGAGGAATGGATGCTTAGTGATCTCCATGAACTTTCCTTGGCATGCTCTGTTATCTAA
- the LOC114163200 gene encoding adagio protein 1-like isoform X2: MEWDSDSDLSGDDDAASFMLNDDDDFAGPLPFPVLQTSPCGFVVTDALEPDHPIIYVNAVFEMVTGYRAEEVLGRNCRFLQCRGPFAKRRHPLVDSTVVSEIRRCLDEGVEFKGELLNFRKDGSPLMNRLHLTPIYGDDEITHVIGIQFFTEANIDLGPLPGSKVKEYTKSSDQFRLVLSSLNPLHVGDRNVTRGVCGILQLSDEVLSLKILARLTPRDIASVGSVCKQLYEQTKNENLWRMVCQNAWGSETTRVLETVPGARRLGWGRLARELTTLEAAAWRKLTVGGAVEPSRCNFSACAVGNRVVLFGGEGVNMQPMNDTFVLDLNSSNPEWQHVQVSSPPPGRWGHTLSCVNGSHLVVFGGCGRQGLLNDVFVLDLDAKPPTWREISGLAPPLPRSWHSSCTLDGTKLIVSGGCADSGVLLSDTFLLDLSMEKPVWREIPVTWTPPSRLGHTLSVYGGRKILMFGGLAKSGPLRFRSSDVFTMDLSEEEPCWRCVTGSGMPGAGNPGGIAPPPRLDHVAVSLPGGRILIFGGSVAGLHSASQLYILDPTDEKPTWRILNVPGRPPRFAWGHSTCVVGGTRAIVLGGQTGEEWMLSDLHELSLACSVI; this comes from the exons ATGGAGTGGGACAGTGATTCCGATCTCAGCGGAGACGACGACGCCGCTTCCTTTATGCTCAACGACGATGACGATTTCGCCGGACCCCTCCCCTTCCCTGTCCTCCAGACCTCGCCCTGCGGCTTCGTCGTCACCGACGCGCTTGAGCCCGACCACCCTATCATATACGTCAACGCAGTTTTCGAGATGGTCACCGGTTATCGTGCAGAAGAAGTGCTCGGTCGCAACTG TCGTTTCTTGCAGTGTCGAGGTCCATTTGCTAAGAGAAGGCATCCGTTGGTGGACTCAACTGTTGTTTCCGAAATCAGAAGATGCCTTGACGAAGGGGTTGAATTCAAAGGTGAGTTGCTGAACTTTAGGAAAGATGGATCTCCACTTATGAACAGATTGCATCTGACACCTATATATGGAGATGATGAGATAACTCATGTAATTGGAATCCAGTTCTTCACAGAGGCAAACATTGATCTTGGCCCCCTTCCAGGTTCTAAGGTCAAGGAATATACTAAATCATCAGATCAATTTCGTTTGGTGCTTTCCTCATTGAATCCTCTTCATGTTGGGGACCGTAATGTTACTCGTGGAGTTTGTGGAATATTGCAATTAAGTGATGAGGTATTGTCTCTCAAGATACTTGCTCGCTTGACTCCAAGAGATATTGCATCTGTTGGTTCTGTTTGTAAGCAGTTGTATGAGCAAACAAAAAACGAAAACCTTTGGAGAATGGTGTGCCAAAATGCTTGGGGCAGTGAGACTACACGTGTTTTAGAGACTGTGCCTGGTGCAAGGAGACTTGGATGGGGTCGGCTGGCAAGAGAACTGACCACTCTTGAAGCAGCAGCTTGGAGGAAACTGACTGTTGGAGGTGCGGTTGAACCTTCACGCTGTAATTTTAGTGCTTGTGCTGTTGGTAATAGAGTTGTCCTATTTGGTGGTGAAGGGGTTAACATGCAACCTATGAATGATACCTTTGTACTGGATCTCAACTCAAGTAATCCTGAGTGGCAACATGTCCAGGTGAGTTCTCCTCCTCCTGGTCGGTGGGGCCACACACTTTCTTGTGTTAATGGTTCTCATTTGGTTGTATTTGGAGGCTGTGGAAGGCAGGGCTTGCTCAATGATGTGTTTGTTCTGGACCTGGATGCAAAGCCTCCAACTTGGCGTGAAATCTCTGGACTGGCACCCCCACTTCCGAGATCTTGGCATAGCTCCTGCACACTTGATGGTACTAAGTTGATAGTTTCTGGTGGCTGTGCTGATTCTGGTGTACTCTTGAGTGATACTTTCCTCCTTGATCTCTCAATGGAGAAACCTGTCTGGAGGGAGATACCAGTAACATGGACTCCACCTTCGCGCCTGGGTCACACACTATCCGTTTATGGTGGTAGGAAAATACTGATGTTTGGGGGTCTGGCCAAGAGTGGGCCCCTTCGGTTTCGCTCCAGTGATGTATTCACGATGGATTTAAGTGAGGAGGAGCCCTGTTGGAGATGTGTAACGGGGAGTGGAATGCCAGGCGCTGGAAATCCAGGAGGCATAGCTCCTCCTCCTAGACTTGATCATGTGGCTGTGAGCCTTCCAGGTGGGAGAATTCTGATATTTGGTGGGTCTGTTGCAGGCCTTCATTCTGCTTCCCAGCTTTACATACTAGACCCGACTGACGAGAAGCCTACATGGAGAATCTTAAATGTACCTGGGCGCCCTCCAAGATTTGCTTGGGGACATAGTACATGTGTTGTTGGAGGGACAAGAGCTATTGTTCTAGGTGGTCAAACTGGGGAGGAATGGATGCTTAGTGATCTCCATGAACTTTCCTTGGCATGCTCTGTTATCTAA
- the LOC114164362 gene encoding pentatricopeptide repeat-containing protein At2g18940, chloroplastic, producing MEGTLFPNRPVLPAPATRPIQQPSKFKPNFLPPQSPPPPPPSFQLDSLLQHLQHLSSVPITTPTLTLVPPSKDNTTHFNNSLHSKQKQPSLASDPVVEQDQLDGAKFGFLSDKGKLLLNSIVGSPLHELNGFFNSVEFELLEVDFLSLLKALDLSGNWERALLLFEWGWLHFGSEQNLRLDNQVVELMVRILGRESQHSIASKLFDLIPVEQYSLDVRAYTTVLHAYARTGKYKRAIELFEKMNEFGLDPTLVTYNVMLDVYGKMGRSWSRILELLDEMRSKGLEFDEFTCSTVISACGREGMLDEARKFFAELKLNGYKPGTVTYNAMLQVFGKAGIYTEALSILKEMEDNNCPPDSVTYNELAATYVRAGFLDQGKAVIDTMTSKGVMPNAITYTTVIDAHGKAGREDEALRLFSQMKDLGCAPNVYTYNSVLAMLGKKSRTEDLINVLSEMKLNGCAPNRATWNTMLAVCSEEGKHNHVNRVLREMKNSGFEPDKDTFNTLISAYARCGSEVDSAKMYGEMIKAGFTPCVTTYNSLLNALARLGNWKAAESVIMDMRGKGFKPNETSYSLLLHCYSKAGNVKGIEAIEKEIYDGHVFPSWILLRTLILSNHKCRHLRGMERAFDQLHKYGYKPDLVVINSMLSMFSRNKMFSKAHEMMHFIHENGLQPNLFTYNCLMDLYVREGECWKAEEILKGIQNSGPEPDVVSYNTVIKGFCRKGLMQEAIRVLSEMTTKGIQPTIVSYNTFLSGYVAMELFDEAIEVIRFMIEHNCRPNELTYKIVVDGYCKAGKHEQAMDFVSKIKEIDISFDDRSVKRLGSCIRERMGSVL from the coding sequence ATGGAGGGTACCCTCTTCCCCAATCGACCAGTTTTACCTGCTCCTGCAACAAGACCAATCCAACAGCCTTCAAAATTCAAGCCAAATTTTTTACCTCCACAATCgccaccaccacctcctcctTCTTTCCAATTGGATTCACTTCTCCAACATCTTCAGCATCTCTCTTCAGTccccatcaccactcccacgCTCACCCTTGTGCCTCCTTCCAAGGATAACACCACCCATTTTAACAACTCCCTTCATTCAAAGCAAAAGCAACCCTCTTTAGCTTCTGACCCCGTTGTTGAACAGGACCAGCTTGATGGTGCAAAGTTTGGATTTTTATCTGACAAGGGTAAGTTGTTGCTCAATTCGATTGTTGGGTCACCTTTGCACGAATTGAATGGTTTTTTCAACTCTGTTGAGTTTGAGTTGCTTGAGGTTGATTTTCTCAGCCTGTTGAAAGCTTTGGACCTTTCTGGGAACTGGGAGAGGGCTCTTTTGCTGTTTGAATGGGGTTGGTTGCATTTTGGGAGTGAACAAAATTTGAGGTTGGACAATCAGGTTGTTGAATTGATGGTTCGGATATTGGGGAGAGAGTCACAGCATTCTATTGCATCCAAGTTGTTTGATTTAATTCCTGTGGAGCAATACTCACTTGATGTCCGGGCTTACACCACTGTTCTTCATGCTTATGCTCGCACTGGCAAGTATAAACGGGCAATTGAGTTGTTTGAAAAGATGAATGAGTTCGGTCTTGATCCAACTTTGGTCACTTACAATGTTATGCTTGATGTTTATGGCAAGATGGGTCGTTCGTGGAGTAGAATCTTGGAGTTGTTGGATGAGATGAGGAGTAAAGGGCTTGAGTTTGATGAGTTTACTTGCAGTACTGTGATTTCTGCTTGTGGGAGAGAGGGTATGCTAGATGAAGCTAGGAAATTTTTCGCTGAATTGAAATTGAATGGCTATAAACCAGGAACTGTTACGTATAATGCTATGCTGcaggtttttggaaaggctggAATATACACCGAGGCTTTGAGCATCTTGAAAGAAATGGAGGATAATAATTGTCCTCCTGATTCTGTCACTTACAATGAGCTCGCGGCAACATATGTAAGAGCTGGGTTTCTCGACCAAGGGAAGGCTGTGATTGATACAATGACAAGCAAAGGGGTAATGCCAAATGCTATTACGTATACAACTGTAATAGATGCCCATGGTAAGGCGGGAAGGGAGGATGAGGCATTGAGGTTGTTCAGCCAGATGAAGGACTTGGGTTGTGCTCCTAATGTATACACTTACAACTCTGTTCTTGCCATGCTAGGCAAGAAGTCAAGAACAGAAGATCTCATTAATGTTCTCTCTGAGATGAAATTGAATGGATGTGCTCCTAATCGCGCTACGTGGAACACAATGCTTGCTGTATGCAGTGAGGAGGGTAAGCACAATCATGTTAATAGGGTCTTGAGGGAAATGAAAAACTCTGGATTTGAGCCTGACAAAGACACATTCAATACATTGATCAGTGCATATGCTCGGTGCGGATCTGAAGTTGATTCTGCAAAAATGTATGGGGAAATGATTAAAGCAGGATTTACACCATGTGTAACAACTTATAATTCTCTTCTAAATGCCCTTGCTCGGCTAGGCAATTGGAAAGCAGCAGAATCAGTCATTATGGACATGCGGGGTAAGGGCTTCAAGCCTAATGAGACTTCATACTCACTGTTGCTCCATTGTTACTCCAAGGCTGGGAATGTCAAGGGGATAGAGGCCATTGAGAAGGAAATTTATGATGGTCATGTCTTTCCTAGTTGGATTCTTTTGAGAACCCTTATCCTGTCAAACCACAAGTGCAGACACCTTAGGGGAATGGAAAGGGCATTTGATCAATTGCACAAGTATGGATACAAACCTGATTTGGTTGTCATTAACTCCATGCTTTCAATGTTTTCCCGGAACAAGATGTTTTCAAAGGCCCATGAAATGATGCATTTTATTCATGAAAATGGATTGCAGCCAAATCTTTTCACCTACAACTGCTTGATGGATCTGTATGTCCGAGAGGGTGAGTGTTGGAAAGCAGAAGAAATACTCAAGGGAATTCAAAACTCTGGTCCAGAGCCAGATGTTGTGTCTTATAATACTGTTATCAAGGGGTTTTGTAGAAAAGGGCTAATGCAGGAGGCTATTAGAGTTCTCTCAGAGATGACCACTAAAGGGATTCAACCAACAATAGTTTCATACAATACTTTCTTGTCAGGCTATGTGGCGATGGAGTTGTTTGATGAAGCAATTGAAGTCATTAGATTTATGATCGAGCACAATTGCAGACCCAATGAACTAACTTACAAGATTGTAGTTGATGGTTATTGTAAAGCAGGGAAGCATGAGCAAGCTATGGACTTTGTGTCTAAGATTAAGGAGATTGATATCTCTTTTGATGATCGTTCTGTAAAAAGACTAGGTTCTTGTATTAGGGAGAGAATGGGGTCTGTTTTGTGA